The stretch of DNA CAAATCTAAGCTTAACCACGCCTGTGTATGTGTGCGTTGGAAACTTAGCAGAAGTCATAGCATACTTAATTTAACCATATTTTTCATCCTGTTTACATTTCTTGTTTCCGTTACAAAAATAGTATCACCTAATTTTCATTTTACTAATCATGCTCAAATATTTGTATAAAAGAATTGTCTAATACTACTACCATTACATCGGTTACTCATGTAAGACGGTAAGTTCAATACTATTATCGCATATTTTCAACTTGGATATTCAATAAATAGAATTGAAAGTGATAAGAAGCAATGAATATACCTTCATAGATAATGACATAATCTGTTTGTAGTATACATCAGCAGTTCCAGCAGTTCCAGGAAGACATATAAGTGGAGGTACAGCTTTTGGACCGAAATCATAATAACGCCATTGCTTAGTTCCAATCTACAAAGAATCATcaaagattaattaattaacctaaTGGAAAATGAAAATGGAAATCCCTTTCCCTAATTCCCAATTCTCAATTCTGAAATCAAGCTGAACTGGATCTAATTACTATGTATGAATGCAGAAACAGTAGtaatttgtgaaaaatatgaagaattaATTAATCGGAATTAGGAGCAAGAAAAAGAGAATTACAGGGATTTTGTGAAGAGGAACTTGGGACTTGAAATGAACGTAATCACCAGGCGCCGAAAAGACGCCTTTCATCGCTAAGCtactttgattttgattttgattttgattttgattttgatttttctcCTTTCACCGATCCTTTTCAATTGTTGATAAGCGATTAATTCAGCACACAGAAACAGAAACAGAAACACCAAGATGATGATTAGTACTTTGCATTAATATTATGATTGTTTTTGCACGGAGACATACCATATCATCTGATccaatcaaattcaattcaattacctcttgaaatgaaaaattaaattaaattaaattaattgctGTTCTTTACTGTTATTACAATTTACACCACTTACAGACAAATTAAACTACTTTTTttgcattcattttttttttcctttttcttttatctcattttcttgattttctatttttctttaggTTTTTAATGGGATTTTTGTTTTGACAGTTTTTAATTGATTTGGTcaaaacatatttatcatgATCATCATGATACTAATAATTGATTTGTTAGTCTTTAATTGTTGGCACGGCCAACCGGgagtttgtttttttgttgaccATGCGGTTATTTGAGGAAGAAGTTCTAGCAATGTGGAATTTGACCGCTAAAATCTGATTAAACTCGAGTTTTTCTTTAAAAGATAGTAGTATTTTTTAGTGAAACTCATTATTACATAAGTTTAATGTcttaattaatcaaaaatttgtttaaattgtaaaaaatttGTACATCTTAATTAAATGGTCACATGTTTAAAGCCTTTCATGATCTAGACTTATTGTATTATGAATGTAGACTAGACAATTTTCTTCCAATACTCTTGAAATATGTGAAAAAACTCAAactaattttctatatttatgataaaaaaaaatttgacttcTTAATGTAAAACTTGAATGAGCAATCCTTTTGTGCAACACATATGCCTACATttttcccttaaaaaaaaaatcacatgtacttatttttttatttattttttcacaatTCATCGTAGAGGTTATCCATGGAATATTCTCTCTTCAAATATTTGTTAGCTGTCATTGCGTTGCACAACATAATTTTATGATGATGTTAAATGGTGTTTTCGGGACAatggttaaataaataaaaatataaataaaaacaaaattttaaatagaaaCAAAAGCACACAAGTGAAGTGAATTGAACACCACATCTTTATCCAAAAACTCAAGTTATTTAGTTTATGAATCATTTCACTTATATGTTGTGCAACTTTTACTTTTTCAAACAATGTAGAACTTCCAACCCCACACAGTCATACTTGCTACACAACAATCTCTCCCTCAAATATGAGTCACTCAATTCATTATGTTCCCCACCCAATCTTTAAGTGAAAACTTTTATTAATTCTTTCAGGAAGAACAATTTAAAATAATCCAAGTTTGATTcttaaaaaaacagttttttgaTAGGGTTTATTTATATTCCGACCGAACTTTAGACACTTCGccaaaaagaagaaacaagAGGTTAACAAAACAAACTAGTGGCTCCATAGTAACTGCAATGTCATATGATGGAACTTTGTATGGAATGTGATTAAGAACCTCAACCAATACCAGTGAGAATACATGGATGTTAGTTAGAATACTTAAATACTTGggcaaaaattaattatatgatgTCACTTGGATTATAGTTATACTAGTCTCATCTTCCAAACAGTTTCACTTGGATTTTATAGTTAAGCCCCATCCTTACAATAATGAAGGTTCAGCTAGAACTTAGGGTCGATATGTTACAATTTTATAACCTAAAGTAAGTTTGTATTAATTGATATAATCAATATGTAGAAAGGAGATCGAGTACTTGAGTTGACTGTCACAGCAAGCAAACTTCTGCTATAAGAAATATTACAGCTGCAAGATGACATTACAAGAAGTAATGAGTGGGTGAGGTAGCTAATGAGTATACAAAACTTGAGGTACAAATTTCAACTCAATTCTTAAATGAATTAAGTTTGATCATTAACAAATGAAATTTTACATGTTTGGCTTATTACATCtttcaacaataattttcatTTGACCATATTAAGAATAAGAATCAGTTAACTCATTAGTGAGTTTGGTATTAAGCTTTTTCAATCACTGTCTGATAAGGACGTAAGAGTTGCAACAAGATTTCCTGTCATCAATCAATCTATACCAGACAAATGAAGTGGTACTAACTATGAACTACTGAAACAGAAAAggaaacattttcaaaattagTACTGCAGTTGATACCATCAAAATGCTTCTTAGGTCACTTTGAGTTTGAAAGCAACAATTTTACCATCCAAACAAAGGATTGTGACTCATGCAGTACTGTATAATACTACTATTATTTACCTGATGATATGGACATTCCAGAAATCAAAAGGAATCATACAATTTCACCGCTTATTCTACTAATAACTTGTCTATATATAGTCTGTAAAAGTTTTCCTGTCAAGTTACTCTCACATGCACTTGGCAATACTATTTGTGCTGCCTTGATGTATAATCTAGAAATCTATGAGCAGCACTTTATGGCTACTTAAAATTGATGTCTGCATATAAAAACCTTTCCATGACAAAGGTTGAGGTGAGATGATAAGCACCAAATAATACAGTATATGATTTTAATAATGCATTCATGCCAATGTAATGTGAAAGAAACATGTAAATTTCTAGATTTGACAAGTTAATAGTCATCAAATTTTCTTGAATAACTATCTTTACAGTACACAAGACTATAGAGTGACATGACCAAatccatatttatcattttgGATCTGTTCAAATACAACTTCATAACAATGGTCACTTGTTAAGAACTCAATCATCATCCTAAACTTGGTGCCACCAAACGACATTAATATCTGAAAACCAAATAGGCTATACTAGTAATTTTCACCCTAAAAGACTAAAACTAAACAGCACTCATTATGACAGAAACTTTTTCAGACTAAATGATATCACTGGCATGACTTATACCTGCACATTGGTAAGCAGTAGCATTCCCATTTATCAGAAACCAATAACAAAATCATCATAGCAACAACACCAGCATTATCCTCAAAGCAAAACAAGTTAATTTGGCATCAACTGACAAGCTAGTTTAAAcccaaaaacaaatcaaaacaaTCCATAAAAATTAAGAGGGTGTTTGAAGAGTTTATAGATTTATAAGCACTTAAACTAATATTTGAATACTACTAGTACACTCAAAAACCAGTCAAGACATATTCATAAGTTGATTTGAACATATTTGAATGTGTGCTTAATAGGGTTTGAAATAAGGCCTGTGGACTACATTCTAACTCGCGGCATAATGATTAGTTGATATTGTCGAAATCACAATTGAGGCCTCATCGACCGCATTTGACTGCTATTATCTAAAATAACAAGGATGGTGACACACCACAACCGTTACCGCTATTTGAAACCCTAAAGCATAACCAAAAAATACTCTAAAATACTAgcttattgaataattaattaaattgtttattcAATCACATATGAAGTACATTTGCATAATACTAAGGcaacaattcaaattcaaaaaacaCATTAGAAGAAAAGATAACATGAAGCATAAATTAGTAGTATCATATCAATTCGATCTCTCAAATCAGAAATGAAGAATGTACATGGACTAACCTACAAGGCAGGCACACAAACGAGAAACGAAAACAAAGCAAAATTacaaataacaaaagaaaaactaaaatgtCCCAAATGACAAATGCATCAAAAGAATCACCAAGATCCTTTCTTGTTAGACCCAGAAGGATAAAACTCAAGATACCATTTCACAAACTTCTTCAAACCTGTTTCCAAATCAATGGTAGGTCTATAACCAAGATCTCTATAAGCCAAACTAATATTAGCATGAGTAAACTTGACATCACCATTTCTTGGCATAAAAAGAATCTTCTTCTTAGCCTTAACCTTCAAAAGCTTCTCCAATATAGCAACAAGCTCACTCACAGGAACAGGTGAAGTATTCCCCaaattgaaaaccctaaattgagcatTACCCTTCTTCTTCCCACCACTACCAGTACTCTTCTTTGCAGTATCCAAAGCACCTAAACAACCCTtaacaatatcatcaatgtaAGTAAAATCTCTAGCCACAGTTCCACCATCTGGTGATTCAAACACTGTTATTTGCTTCCCTTTCAAAATATCCtttgtgaagaaaaaataaGCCATGTCAGGTCTACCATAAGGTCCATAAACAGTAAAAAATCGCAACGCGGTGATCGAAAGACCGTAAATATGATTATAACTATGAGCAATTTCTTCTCCGGCTTTCTTCGTCGCCGCGTAAAGACTCGCCGGTTGGTCCGTTCGATCTTTCTCCGAAAACGGAACTTTCGAATTAAGACCGTAAACGGAACTCGACGAAGCCCAAACAATTGCAGGTTGAGGATTTGCAGACTTACAAGCTTCTAGAAGATTCACGAAACCAGCGATGTTGCTATGAACATATGAAATAGGGTTTTGCATAGCGTAACGAACACCGGCTTGTGCAGCGAGATGCATCACGTGAGTAAACGGAACAACATCGAAAAGCTTCTTTAGGAGAGGACCGTCGTTGATGTCACCTTCAACGACGAAAACTCCGGCGCGTTCTAGAAGCTTCTGACGAGCGTGTTTTAGGTTAGGGTCATAGTATCGGTTGAAGTTATCTAAACCGAGTACACCGTCGCCGCGGCGTTTTAAAGCGAGGGAGACGTGAGTTCCGACGAATCCAGCGGCGCCGGTGACTAGGACGGTGTGACCTGAGGCGGAGCTCCGACGAGCTGATTTAGAGACAAGATGTTCCCAGTGAGAACCGCCCCAGGAATCACCGAGGACACGGCGGGGTGCGGTGGTTGAGGGCGGAGGAGGTGGAGGAGTGAAggtgaaaaagaaaaggagaagaaTAAAAGCAAGGAATAAAGATGAAAAGAGTGTAAGACGTGAATGTGAAGAATGGATTCTAAATCGGTTATGAATGTGGTGATGTGGTTTATCTGGTTTCAATTTTCCTGGGGTTGAAGGTGTTGTTGTTTCACTCATTTGTTGCACCATttcattcaatcttttttaattttttggtttttctctAAACCCTTTCACAACTCACTGAGTCggtgtttctttttcttcctccACTCACTATATGCAGTGTGTGACACTGCTAAATTAAACTCGCTATGGTAAAGACgcgttttatttatttatttatttatatagtaCAACATTTATGCGGTGGGATAATTTGTTGCTTTCGTGTAATAAATAGGTAGAAATTTTCGTTGGAAAATTCAAGTAGGGATTTCAGTGATTTATTACTATTGTTCCGATTAAAATGAGACTGATTTACCGATGCAGTCACATTTTCTGTGCAGTCGTGTACTCAGATTATTAattacttcctccgtcccaaaaagaatgactcagttgaccgaaacacgcatgccaatgcataactttggcgactaatattttaattgtataatagtaaaaattataaaaaattgatattttgaaaatactcatcgagacgaatctaacaacatcttatatgttaatatttatttttatttattagtagaaaaatatggtcaaaacaatatatatgaatagtgcatatattcaaaatgggtcattctttttaggacggagggagtatatttgtttaaattatttaattatacgGAAAAGTTGACTGCACCTAATTCAATTCCTTAAAATACCGACTAAACTATGAATATAGTTTATACATCATCAAATCGATAATGAAGATATATGCATTGCATTAACACCAATTAATTAAGGGATTGTTTtaggaaaatgaaaatttggatCTGGCTAGCCTAAATGATTTTCATTTAAACGatttcctttttaaaattaGGGTTATGTTAAATAATTTCGGAGACAATGATTAATGAaacaaaaatggaaataaagtaaaaaaaaattctattttaaaattttaagacattAAATACATTACTTTTAAGATTAAGAGCATATCCAATGGATACCACCTTTGGTTTCGTACATTAATAACAAGTGGTCctacaatgtcatgtaatatttatgcaaacTCATACgtattttgctccaatggtgatatcactttttgagtatcatatattaataataagtggtccattttatatttatttttttattttgtctaaataaaaataaaaattatttaattgaataaatacatagataaataaaaaaggagGATTTTGGAAGTTGTTACTGGTAGGAAATTGGTTTTGGATCAAATTCATGCAAGCttgaatattttagtttttattatacaaattagaaatatcatcaaattaacatcgaattacaagaagaaaaaattattctgCATTGTTGTGGAAGAAACGAAATTgaatgaaaacttatgaaatgaaaggtgcaaaagaaataaaactttcctatattaaaaaaagaaaaccaagATCAACAAGCATTGAATGTCAACGGTAATATTTGTTACATATATGGAAGCTattcaattgaatttatatacaaaagaataataataataacattaaattgatgatacggtaccttatttaaggtaccggTATCATCAATTTCGATACCCTATGTGTCATGTCATGAAActtcaatgataaaaaaaaaaaaagtaccgtaTGATTAGCCTATAAAACTTTATTAGATACCCTTATTAGAAATGCTCTaatattatcatttttgttctttAATATTATCCCGTTACACtctaccaacaaaaaaaagaattattccATGACACAGTTtagtatttttcttaaaaatattgcATTACAGTTGTTAGTTGTGTTTGTAACGGTGGGTGAGCTTTTGTTCCGTGTGTGTTAATCAGTGGGTGGCTGGTTCATATACtatgggtctgtttggtaaaaataagttataggctctgtttggtaacacaaataagctagcttatagcttattatatgagcttataagcttgtttcaaaaaattagaggtgtttggtaacaagctttttgtactagcttatagctttttttcagatgctatttcaagtagcatttgagcttataacttatagctttttacactttattccatttttaccctttaatttaataactacccactctaaaaaataaactacccactatcaattatgtaattttatatttaataaccactttaaaagctaattttaccaaacactttaatttcaataagctagcttttcagctatcagctataagctagcttttcagctatcagctagcttatcagctatcagctagcttatagcttatttttaccaaacggacccataagctagctgatagctgaaaagctagcttatagttgatagctgaaaagctagcttattgaaattaaagtgtttggtaaaattagcttttaaagtggttattaaatataaaattacataattgatagtgagtagtttattttttagagtgggtagttattaaattaaagggtaaaaatggaataaagtgtaaaaagctgtAAGctatggctctgtttggtaacacaaataagctagcttatagcttattatatgagcttataagcttgtttcaaaaaattagaggtgtttggtaacaagctttttgtactagcttatagctttttttcagatgctatttcaagtagcatttgagcttatagcttatagctttttacactttattccatttttaccctttaatttaataactacccactctaaaaaataaactacccactatcaattatgtaattttatatttaataaccactttaaaagctaattttaccaaacactttaatttcaataagctagcttttcagctatcagctataagctagcttttcagctatcagctagcttatcagctatcagctagcttataacttatttttaccaaacagaccctataagctcaaatgctacttgaaatagcatctgaaaaaaagctataagctagtacaaaaagcttgttaccaaacacctctaattttttgaaacaagcttataagctcatataataagctataagctagcttatttgtgttaccaaacagagcctatcTTAAGAAGAAATTATAGTtcaataaacaattttttatttttattttaatacttaatATCCAGCCCTGGGACCGACCAATCCAAGAGGACCAATTCCACCGTCCACTTGTGGGagcccatttaaagccagagttttttttttttctttctctagacttaggctatgtttggattgatggaaagtggtggaatggaatggaatggggTGAAATGAAGTTAGATTCCGTTGTTTGGTTTTGTAAAAGAttaatggaatggaatggagtgtGATGGAACTCTTTCCATCCAATACCACTCATTTATCCAATTTTTCATTCCacccaatttggggtgtatccAATGGAATGGAACACATTAATTATACAACTACTGTTTTAtccctaattttttatttcatgaaCTGGTCTCATGCCTTTCTTCACTGTTAACATTCTTTCCTCGTTTTCtattgattcttcttcttcttctattttgcTTCTCTCTTGTGATCTTCTGCAACTCTTCATCGGTGTGCTTCTCTTCTCTTTGCAACTCTCTACTAATCCAATCATGTTTTTCTCTTGGATTTAGTCACTTGaaaattgaaacacaaaaatcatagtaaaaagaagaaaaaccagTTTAAATGTAGCAATTTAATTACTAACCCATAATTTATTCAATTCCAATAAAGTTCATATTCCATATTGGTTTGTATGTTTGCAATACCTTATGCCTCTGGTTTCTATGTTTGCAATGTCTTATGCCTCTGTTAATAATTTTTCGACCTCTTTAATATATTGGTTTGGGTGTATTGGATTCAACatattaatgttttttaaacaaagggtaaatttgggaaaaaagttatattttatttcgTTCCGTCCATtttccaaacaatggaatgagAAATTAGTTCTACTCCATcataaaatatccaaacaatggaatgaaatatttattccattccattccgctccattccactCCGCTCTATTccgctccgctccattccattatattccatcaatccaaacatagccttagttcaataacaatttttaatttctaaCTCTTTCTCTTGATCCCTTAACAacggaaaaaataaataaaaaaattatttagggaAACAATTATTTTTGCCTTTAAACATGTGTCAatttagggttttcaatttGGGGAATACTTCACCTAAGGTTAAGGCTAAGAAGAAGATTCTTCCTATGCCAAGAAATGGTGATGTTAAGTTTACTCATGCTAATATTAATTTGGCTTATAGAGATATTGGTTATAGACCTACCATTACTCTTCGTTACCCTTAGGCTCATAAGATCTTAATTTgattactattaaaaaaaaaagtactctATTAGCTAGTAAGACATAGACAAAAACCTCAAGTAACCATCATTATGGTATTATAGGTAATGTTTTTAGCTTTTTGCAGACTTCAAGCCATTTGGAATAAATACTTTTATTGAAAACATTTGGAAGACAATGAATACGCTTAGAAAAATACGTGATGCATAAATAGCAAATGATTATACTATTTACTAACATTGAGTGGTGAATCCAGCTCCCCTTGATCACTATATGATAGCTGGTTTCTAAGGTGGAAAACTTTTCATATGATCTACAATGATCACAGATGCTTGAAAATCGTTCAAACCTTTTACAACGACCAATAATGCTCTCCGTTCAGTAAAAGTTCATTATATTACCCGTCCTCACAATTGAGGCCATGCACAATCAGTGTCGCCAGTTCAACTAAAAACATAGGAAAATCATATGCAAGTATCTCGAAACTCGATTTATATTTGGTTTCAATCAACACCGGCCAAGTTACTATCTCATCCATAAGGACATAATGACTTGAACTTTTACTCAAAGATTGCGATGTCAATCATCATCCAATATATGATCGATTTTCAAACATCAAATATTGTAGAATATAGACAACATTTTCCCACTGTACTAATTGCCTATATGACAATATAAACATTGAGTATAGTATTCAATTCTATTTATAAAGCTCTGAATTGGAAAGTCGCGGCGTGGGTATGGCAAGCAAAGGTGTCTTCTTTTTAAGAACAATACCAAATTTCTCTGATACCTCCAACTTTTCTCCTTGTGGTATAGTCCATTCAAACAAGTGCACAAGGGTAGCTATAAAGTACAAAACAGTCCTCTCAGCCATTGCTATTCCGGCACAAATCCTTCTCCCAGAACCAAATGGAAAATAATTGAAGTCATTTCCACTGTAATCCCATTTACCATCCAAGAACCTTGTAGGATCAAATTCTAGTGGGTTCTCCCAAATGGAAGGGTCTCTATGAATAGCCCAAACGTTCACAAACACACGAGATCCCTTTGGAATTGTGTAGCCTCCAACATTGGTGGTTTCACTTGGACAATGAGGGACTAAAAGTGGAAGTGCTGGGTGCAAACGAAGTGTTTCTTTCATCACTGCATGTAAGTAAGGTAACTTATGAGTGTGAGACTCTTCTACCAAGTTATCTTTTCCAACCACAGCTTCTAACTCCTCTTGAACTTTCTTCATTACTTCTGGGTTGTTCATCATTTCTGCCAATGCAAACTCAATTGTGTTGGAGGATGTGTCTGATCCACCCACAACCATGTCCTGTTTATATTAACATTTTGTTTAGTATAACCatgattttaaaaaagtttaattgCACTTTCTTGCACCATACACAAACGTGCTTTttactattaaattaataaatctcatcttatcttatttgatctaatggtgGAAATTATGGTGGAAACTAAAAACTAACTTGTGCATGACACAAGATTTTCCTCAATCGCTTGTGCACCATAGAATTAGCCTATGTTTGATCGTCGTTCAAtttctaattgaaattaaaacacTAATATGTTACATGTGAGCATGACCTTGGCGCCTTAAGACCAACCAAGTCATGCTTACACGAGACACATCAACATTTTAATAAGAAATTGAACGTCAATATGATTGAAGAATCAAAATGCACAATTCTAATGCCTAAAAGACCCAATTGAAGCATTgaaataaaggactaaaattaCACAATTGTAATATTCAGATGACCTAATTTGCACAATTAGAACACAAGCACTAAAATTAGTCGTTCCTAATACATGAAGAACTCGATGTATGCAATTAGAACTTGGTGTAGACCAAAATCACATAATAAAAGAGTGTAATTATGCATGTGTTTGATGTGCTAAAAAATATAAGGGACTAAACAGCACAACTTCAGTTGTattatgtttgatttgaaaatcATTCTTGGGATTGGACACAAAATGAGATTCTTGTCCCTCACTGAAGCACTAGACAACTTTTTATCCTCTGCACACgttgtctaaaatatcaaaataaccttttgtccaccaaacatcttataaaataaaatttgatcaaCACCTTAAACTTTGTCCTTTGTTGTTTTGTCTTATACCGTCATATTCTACTCTGTCgattacttatattttggagATCAAACAAACCTAACTATTTGATTGCtccaatcaaattttattttggctCTAAATTTCATCTAACCAAAATGATCAACTTAAATGGAActtaataattttctttttaaaaaaaacctacatCAAAGTTCTTTTAATCAAATTATATGGCAAAAATGTGGATGAAAATAGCATACCATGAGTAGAGCCTTAACATGGGTGCTTGTGAATGGTGTCTTAGAATCACCCTCatccttcaaattcaacaaaaaCTGCAAAAAATCCttactttcattttctttccCCTCCCCTTCTTTCTTCACACGTTCACCaatcattttttcaaatatcCTATCAAAACGTGGAGCTAACTTATTCATCTCTTTCACCACACCTTGTAAATCAAATCGGGCCAACCCGGGAAAAAAGTCCGACAAATTCGGTTTCCCCAAAAGATGTACAATTCCCGCCACCGTCTCCCTGAACTCCACCCCTATACTTACCCTCTCTTCCCCTTCCACCGCCGCACCCCACATCATGGTAGTAATCACATTCAAAACCGTCAGAAAAACTTCCTCCCCAATATTCACCGTCGACCCGACCCGATTATAAATAGACCCGACCGCTTTTCGAACTTCACCGCGCCGGAGCTCGTAAACGGAGTCAAGAGTCGTGTTGCTAAGCATCTTGAGGACACAGACTTTTCTCAGCATCCTCCATTCTGGTCCATACGGGCTCCATACTATATCCGTGCCGCCGTATGTGGCGGCTCTACCGGCGGCGGGGACATCACGGTTGGCGAAAACGGTGTCGTGGTCTTTTAACACCTCACGCGCCGTCGTAGGTGAAGTTAACACGATTCCGAGTTTGCTACCGAGCCAGAGTTTGAAAATTGGACCGTGGGCTTGGGCCAGGCTTGCGAAGTAAGTGTGAAGTTCTGGGTCGAGAGATAGGAGGTTACCGAAGAAAGGAAGGCCCGGTGGGCCTGGTGGAAGTTTCTGGGCTTTGGATTTGATGAAGAAGAGGTAAAAATACCAAGTTACTGTGGTAATTATTAAGAATGGTACGATGAGTGTTGTTGTGATGTCACCACTGAACCAATCTT from Trifolium pratense cultivar HEN17-A07 linkage group LG5, ARS_RC_1.1, whole genome shotgun sequence encodes:
- the LOC123887259 gene encoding UDP-glucuronate 4-epimerase 5; translation: MVQQMSETTTPSTPGKLKPDKPHHHIHNRFRIHSSHSRLTLFSSLFLAFILLLFFFTFTPPPPPPSTTAPRRVLGDSWGGSHWEHLVSKSARRSSASGHTVLVTGAAGFVGTHVSLALKRRGDGVLGLDNFNRYYDPNLKHARQKLLERAGVFVVEGDINDGPLLKKLFDVVPFTHVMHLAAQAGVRYAMQNPISYVHSNIAGFVNLLEACKSANPQPAIVWASSSSVYGLNSKVPFSEKDRTDQPASLYAATKKAGEEIAHSYNHIYGLSITALRFFTVYGPYGRPDMAYFFFTKDILKGKQITVFESPDGGTVARDFTYIDDIVKGCLGALDTAKKSTGSGGKKKGNAQFRVFNLGNTSPVPVSELVAILEKLLKVKAKKKILFMPRNGDVKFTHANISLAYRDLGYRPTIDLETGLKKFVKWYLEFYPSGSNKKGSW
- the LOC123887260 gene encoding flavonoid 3'-monooxygenase CYP75B137-like; protein product: MSSLTNFLFQNTYIKDWFSGDITTTLIVPFLIITTVTWYFYLFFIKSKAQKLPPGPPGLPFFGNLLSLDPELHTYFASLAQAHGPIFKLWLGSKLGIVLTSPTTAREVLKDHDTVFANRDVPAAGRAATYGGTDIVWSPYGPEWRMLRKVCVLKMLSNTTLDSVYELRRGEVRKAVGSIYNRVGSTVNIGEEVFLTVLNVITTMMWGAAVEGEERVSIGVEFRETVAGIVHLLGKPNLSDFFPGLARFDLQGVVKEMNKLAPRFDRIFEKMIGERVKKEGEGKENESKDFLQFLLNLKDEGDSKTPFTSTHVKALLMDMVVGGSDTSSNTIEFALAEMMNNPEVMKKVQEELEAVVGKDNLVEESHTHKLPYLHAVMKETLRLHPALPLLVPHCPSETTNVGGYTIPKGSRVFVNVWAIHRDPSIWENPLEFDPTRFLDGKWDYSGNDFNYFPFGSGRRICAGIAMAERTVLYFIATLVHLFEWTIPQGEKLEVSEKFGIVLKKKTPLLAIPTPRLSNSELYK